DNA sequence from the Bacteroidota bacterium genome:
GCGTCATCCAGTCGGCCGAAGATATGAAATACTTTTCTTCGCCTCCGTTGCAAAATATAAACACGCGGCTGTGTTCGAGAAATCTTCCGACGATGCTGAGCGCTTCAATATTCTCGCTGAAATTTTTCACACCGGGAACCAGCGAACAGGTACCGCGTACAATGAGTTTGATGCGCACACCTGCACGACTCGCTTCGTAAAGTTTCAGGATCATTTCCCGGTCTACAAGATTATTCAGTTTTAAAATGAGCCATGCCGGCCGGCCGCGTTTTGCATTTTCAATTTCTTTTTCAATGAGTGAAATAAATTTTTTCCGCATCGTGAACGGCGCAACACAAAGATGTTTGTAGGATCCGTGTTTGAGATTATCATGATAAAACAAAAAAGCTTCCCGCACTTCCTGCGTAATCCGTTTGTCGGCAGTGAGCAGCGATTTATCAGTATAGATCTTTGCCGTATTCTCATTCATATTTCCGGAACCGACGTGCGCATAGTCCACCAGTTTTCCTTCTTCCTGTCTTGAAATGAGAAAAAGTTTCGAATGCACTTTAATATTCGGCACACCGAAAATGACACGCGCTCCTTCTTCCTGCAAACGATTCGCCCAGAAAATATTATTCTCCTCGTCAAATCGCGCCTGCAGTTCCATCACCACGACTACTTCTTTACCATTCTTCACTGCATTGATAAGCGCATTCACCACGTTCGAATTTTTCGAAACGCGATAAAGTGTGATCTGTATTTTTTTCACGCGAGGATCAATGGAAGCTTCCCGCAATATATCGATGATGTGATGGAAGGAATGAAAAGGGTAATGCAACAAAACATCTTTCTGGCGGATCACATGAAAAACACTTTCTCCTTTTGTGAAACGCGGATGATCGATCGGCGTTACCTCCGGCCACACCAGTTCCTTATGACCGAGATCTGGAAATGAAATAAAATCCTTGAAATTATGATAGCGCGATCCGGGAACGATATTATCTCCCTTGAGAACTTTCAGTTTTTTGCGGAGAAAATGCAACAGGTCATGCGCCATCGCTTTGTCGTAGAGAAAACGTACGGGCGCTCCTTTTTTTCTTTTCTTGAGACTTCCTGAAATTTTCTCAATGAAACTTTTAGAAATATCATTGTCAATATCCAGTTCCGCATCGCGCGTGAGCTTGATCGTGTAGGCACTCACGCGCAGGTATTCGTGCGAAGGGAAAATTTCATCGAGACAATAACGGATCACATCATCGAGTAGAATGATGTAATGATGTGCGCCCCGTTGCGGAAGAACCACGAAACGTGAAAGTGTATCCGTTGGAATTTCCACAAGCGCATAACGCGTTTTTTTCTTTTCGCGCCGCTCTAATTTTACTGCATGATAAATAGACTGGTCTTTCAGGTACGGAAACGATGGCGCGCTGTCGAGCATGATCGGGAAGAGCATGGCCATTACACGATCATGAAAAAATCCGCGTATCCATTCGCCCTGTTCTTTCGTGATCTCTTTTTCGTCAATGATGTGAATGCGGTGCCGCTCCAGTTCACCGAGGATCTCGCGGTAAATCCGTTCGAAGCGCAGTGAAGACCCTACACCGCGGCGCTGCACTTGCTCGAGAATAAAATCGGGATCACCGCCTAGCGACTCCACCACTTTTTTCCCGATGCGCGAAAGGCGCTTGAGCGTGGCCACGCGCACACGGAAAAATTCATCGCGGTTGTTTGAATAAATTCCAAGGAAACGCAAACGCTCGAGCAACGGATTGGAACGGTCTTCCGCTTCCTGCAGTACACGGTCGTTGAACATCAGCCAGCTCACCTCGCGGTTGACAAGCGGTAATTTTTTTTTGAGATTTTTTATTTTCATATAAAATGCGGAATCCCCGGGAAGGGAAATTCAGAATTGCTGAGTGAAAATAGAAAGTTTCCGCGAGGTTATCTCACTCCTGACAAAGGATTCATTTCCCGTTGATTTTATTTTTCGGAAAATCAAAGAGGACGAGTTTTCCACGCGATCCCGAAATTTTTTTCCAGGCCGGTTCTTCGAATGAAATTCCGGCAATGCCACACGTGGGCAGATCTCCCAATTCTGTTCCGCCAAAAAAATTAGCGGTGGCTGTGATCACAGGGTTATGGCCGAAAAGCAGGATGCAGTGTTTTTCTTCCGGAAGACCGGCGATCACATTACAGTAAGCATTCACATCCGATTCATAAAGTTCTTTGGCAATGTGAATGCGTGAAGGATCATGATCGAGATGCCGGGAAAAAATAAGTGCAGTAGTGAGCGCCCGCACAGCAGGACTCGACACAATGAAAGATTCACGAATGGAATTTTTAAGGCGTTTCGCCATTTCATGCGCATCGGAATAACCGCGATAACTGAGATGACGGTCAATATCATCAAGCCCTTCAGTATTCCAGGAAGACTTTGCGTGACGGATGAGGTAGAGTGTTTTCAAATTACGAAATTGGCGAATTCACGAATTACGAATGGGGGAACGAAGTGCGAATAGGTGCGAAAATGCGAAGTGCGAATATACTGATTACGAATACGGGAACGAAGTGCGAATAGGTGCGAAAGTGCGAAGTGCGAATATACTAATTACGAATACGGGAACGAAGTGCGAATAGGTGCGAAAGTGCGAAGTGCGAATTTGCTAATTACGAATGCGGGAACGGAATGCGGAAAGTGCGGATATGCTGATTACGAAAATGTGAATTAGAAAAGTGCTAACCCTAATGACCAATGACCTCATCAGTGCGCCGATTTCATCAGCCATTGTTCCGGATCCATTTTTCCAACGCCGCTTTTCCACACTTCAAAATGCAATACCGTTTGATTTTCATCCGGGTCTTCAGAAACTTTTCCGATCGCTTGTTTTGTTTTCACTTTATCGCCCTGTTTTACATTCACCGATTCTAATTTTGCATAAACAGTTAAATATTCTCCGTGACGAACGATCACCAGCCATCCCGATCCGGCGATGTTGGTGACGCCGGTAACTTCTCCGTCGAAAACCGCACGCGCATCGGCATCAGTTGTAGTTGCAATATCGATCCCGTTGTTATTCACCATCACGCCCTGCAGAACAGGATGCTCATGTTTTCCGAAATGAGAAATGATGGATCCCTGCTGCACCGGCCAGGGAAGTGCGCCCTGGTTTCCGGCGAAACTATTGCCGAGACTTTCTGCTTCGGGTGTGAGCACCAATTTCGGTGGAGCATCTTTTGAAGCGGGGACATCATTATTTTTCGATTTGGAATTATTTCCTGAAGAAGATTTTGCTGCACTTGCCGCAGCGCGCGCTGCCTCATCAGCGATCATTTTCTGAATGGCAGCGTCGATATCTGATTTCTCTTTTTTCTTTTTATCAAGATCTTCTTTCAATTGCGATTCTTTCGATTGAAGGTCGCGGAAAGTTTTATCCTTATCATCTTTTTCTGCGGCGAGTGCATGATGTTCTGTTTCCTGCGAATCGAGCAGCGCTTCTTTTTCTGCAAGTTGCTCTTCGAGATCACGTTTATTTTCATTGAGCGCAAGCAATGTATCCCCGATTTCCTGCGCATGTATTTTCCGGTCTTCGCCCACCTGCTGCATGTAGCGCATACGCAGGTACGCCTGGTTGAAATCGGATGAAGAAAAAATAAACATCATGCGTTCGTACGGATTCCGGTTGCGGTAAGCGAAAACGATCATGTTTGCATAATCGCGTTTCAGCTGCGCAACTTCCGTGTCGAGCCGTTCGATTGAACTATTGTCGTCAGTGATCTCTCTGGAAATATCATTCACTTCCGAACCGATCTCATTTATGAGTGCTTCTCTTGCGGAGATCTTCTGGTTGAGCGCCACAAGCTGGCTCAGCGAAAGTGTTTTCGAGCGCCGCGTTTGTTTCAGCAGTTTATCAGTGAGATCGATATCGGCCTGCAAACTCGCTTTCTTTTTCTGCAGGGAATTCTTATCGAGTTTTTCCGCTTTCGGTTTTGTTTTTGTTTTTTTCTTCTGCGCATACACGAATGATGCACCAGTCACCACGAGAGCAGCGACAAGAAAAATACAGGCAGGGAGTTTAATGATTCTCCGGAGGGCCTTGCTTGAGTATGATCGGTTTGCAGTCATCGGGAAAAGAGAATGGGAATTCGAGTGGTTGATTCAGTGTAATACGTTTGAAAACAACATCAAGTTGCGCTGAAGCTGATTCACTGCGTCCGAAAAAAATCTCGTGATGCGGGAAAGACAAAGTATCTTCTTTTGAAAACTCGCTGTAATCGGCTGTAAAAGTTCTGTTCTTTGCATCGACGAACAGTATCCGCATGATTTTAAACGTAGAAGGGTCGAGTGATATTGTCTGGAAAGGATCGTCCGGCGGTTTTTGTGCTTCGAGCGCTTTTTTCAGTTTTCGCTTGCGGATCGTGCTCAGCACATAATTACAGCTTTGTTCATTCACCGACGATTTCAGTTTTTCATCTTCTTCGTAAAATGAAGCGCTGTTGCCAATGAGCAACGACTGCATCATATCGAAATCCACATCGATCTGCAGCATGGAACTGAGAATGGCAAAATCGCCGGCGAAACATTTCTGCTGCGGAAGAAACTGCATGAACTTCACGGAATCGCGCGTTATGTATGCGCGCGCAACAGAAATTCCGATGACAGGATCGGTAACATTCATCCAGATCGCGCTGTCTTTTTTCATTCGCAGCATGACATTGAAACTTGTAGTGGAACTGTCGTCCGATGCTTCACAATTTAATTTTGCACTCATCCACACAAAATCGAATTCTTTACTGCGCATGGAAGCGATGAGCGATTTTGGTGCGCGGCGATCCATGTGACAATTATCGACCGTCGTTTGCGATGTTGTATCCGGTGTAACCTGCGTAGTATTTTTTTTCTTTCGTTTGCACGAAGAAGTAGTGCATAGGACCAGTGCCAGCAGAAAAGTAAGTGAGAGGGGCAGAATATTTTTCATGTACAATTTATTCTTTGTCTTCCATTTTTCCGGTTCGGATCTTCCGTTCCAGCGCTTCTCCTTTGCCGCCGCCGTCTTTTGCTTTTTTCCAGAAGGTCATTGCAGCATCGGCGTTATCGAGCCGGTATTGCGTATCGCCCATGCGTTCATTGAGCAGAACATCACCGGGAGCCATATCCAGTCCCGACTGAAGATAGCTCGCTGCTTTTTTAAATTCTTTTTTCGCGTAGAAAATACTTCCGAGAAAATAATAAGGATCGGGCTGGAGCGGAAAAATTTCCAGCGCTTTATTACAATATTTCTGTGCAGAATCATAAGCGCTTTCAGAAAAATAAATTTCCATAGTTCTTTTCCAGGGCAGGTATTCGGTTTCTCCAAGTACAATGGCCTTCGAATAATTTTTCACAGCCTTATCCAATTGCCCTTCGTTGTAGAAATAATCTCCGCTGATGTAAAATGATCCGGGATCGTCGGGGTAAATTTTCCTGAGAATGGCGCAGAGTGAATCGGCCTGCTTTTTTTTCTCGCCGGTAATGTGTGTGGAATCGGAAATGGGATAATTTTTTGCCAGGAATTTTATTTTTTCATTTTCACCTTCGGGATAAAATTGAAAAGCATTCATTGCCAGTTCAAATCCTCTCGGGCGATCACTAAGTGCATCAGAGTGCATTTCGAGTTCTGCTATTTTCAATTGTGGACGGATATCATTGGGATAATTCTTTTGCCAATCCACAAGATCAAATTCATAATCCAGATGATTTTTTTCCTTGAAATCCACAATGCGGGCGTAGTTTTCTTTCGTCGGAAAATATTTCACCAAAGTTTCCAGCGTGCTTTTTTCAGCTTCTTTGTTACCTGTGATCTCAAACAGCGCGATCTTTTCATTCGCCAGCGTATCTGAAATTCCCTCTATGGATTGGATCTTATTATAAGTTTTCAAAGCATCATCATATTTGCCGGCGCGTTTCTGTTCATCCGCCAAACGGAAAAGCAGGTCGGTATTCATTGGATCTTTGTCCGAAAGATCTTTGAAAATTTTTATGGATTCGTCGTGGCGCCCGTTCGCTTCAAGCAATTCTCCATAGCGGAAATCGTACCATTTATTCTGGGGATCATTGTCCACCGCATTTTTTGCATACTGCACCGCATCAGAAAAATTTCCCTGCTGCTGCATGATTCCCGCGATCTCATAATCTGCAGCGCCGCATTTCGGATCCATTTTGAGCACGGTCTGGAAACTCACGAGCGCTTGCGCAGGATTGCCGATCGATTTCTGGATGAGTCCCGCTGTGAAAGTTTCTTCGAGAAGCGATTGCTTCACCGTGATGGGATCGTGGCGTTGCGCTGTTGGATTCGAGAAACCTGCTTCATCATTCTTTTTCTTTTTCGGCCCATGCCCCATCACATTGCATGATGCAAGCACGATCAAAAAGAAAATGTAAATGAAAAAACGCATGCCTTACGAAAGTTTTAAAACATTATAATCGCCGAGTGAAACATCGCCATGCACATGATCAACCTCCGCGTGATTCCCAATCATGGAATTCCGTATTTCTGAATGCGAGATTTTCGAACCGGAGAGGATGATGCTGTTTTCAATAACGGAATTCGCAACACTGGTATTGTCGCCGAGAGAAACATGCGGGCCTATGGTGGCGTTTTCCAGTTTCACATTTTCTCCAATGAAACACGGCGGAATAATTTTACTGTTCACCGAATTCAAAGAAGATGACACAAGTCCTTTTTCATTCCGGCGGAATTCCAGCACACGCTGATTGGTGAAAACGGTTGCATCTTTATTTCCACAATCGAGCCACTCGGTAACTTTTCCCGGCGAAAATTTCAGGCCTTTGTTCTTCATATTCTCGAGCGCATTCGTCAACTGGTATTCGCCTTTGTCGCGGATGTTGTTGTCGAGAAGATATTGCAATTCATTACGCAGATTTTTTCCATCGCGGAAATAATAGATCCCGATGATGGCGAGGTCACTTACAAATTGCTGCGGCTTCTCAATGAAATCGGTGATCTCATCATTCGCATTCACTTTCACTACGCCGAACATACGCGGATCATTGATTTTCTGCACCCAGATGATTCCTTCTTTTGATGAATCAAGTTTAAAATCTGCCTTGAAAAGTGTATCAGCAAACGCAACGACAACTTTTCCTTCGAGCGATTCTTTCGCGCATAGGATCGCGTGCGCAGTGCCCAGCGCTTCTTCCTGGTAAGTGATGGTTGCTTTGGCGCCCAGTTTAGTCGCAATATCGCGCAGCATTTGCTCCACTTCTTTTCCGAACAAAGGGCCGATGATGAAAGCAATTTCTTCCAGCGGTTCATTGCACACCACGGCAATATCTTCTGCCAGCCGTTGCACAATAGGTTTTCCGGCAACCGGTATGAGCGGTTTCGGAACGGTGAGTGTATGCGGGCGCATCCGTTTTCCCATGCCCGCCATCGGGATAATTATTTTCATAACATATAAAATTCAAAAATTTCAAATTTCAAATTCCAAATCCGGTATGAAGTATTACGTTTCATTATTAGGAATTCTTTGAAATTTGTTTTTTGGAATTCGGGATTTTTTTTATTTCGTTCCTGTATGTCCGAATCCTCCGTCTCCTCTTTCAGAGGAAGCAAGATTTTCTGTCGGCATCCAGCTTATCTGTTCATGTTTTGCGATGACCATTTGTGCAATACGTTCTCCGTCGTTTACAATGAATGGAACATTGGATAAATTCACAAGGATCACTTTTATTTCGCCGCGATAATCAGCGTCGATCGTACCGGGAGAATTCAAAACAGAAATTCCATTCTTCGCAGCAAGTCCGCTTCTCGGCCGGATCTGTGCTTCGTAACCAATTGGCAATTCAATGAAGAGTCCCGTGGGAATGGGTGCGCGCCCGAGTGGTGCAAGCGTAACGGGCACGTCAAGATTTGCGCGAAGATCCAGCCCGGCAGAATGTGGTGTGGAATACGAAGGGAGTTCGTGTTTGGATTTGTTGACGACGGGGACTTTCAGCATGGAAAACGAAGGTACGAAAATCAGGATTTTGGATCGGGTGAAGAAGTGTTTCTGCGAATGAATCGCTGTGGTTTTTCAATGAGCACAACTACCGCGATGTAAAAAATGATCAGCAGGTTTTTTACACACAGGTCAGCAAAGTGAGAAGAAAGCGGAAGATATTTTCCTGCGAAAAAAAGCCCGATCGCGAATGAGAGATAAGCCAGCACACGGAACACATCGTAATCGACGCGGTAATATTTCTGTCCAACAAAATAGGAAAGCACCATCATCGAAGCATAACAGATGAGTGTTGCCCACGCCGATCCCATGTACCCGCCGTAATAAATATTCGCAGAAGGAATCCAGAGAAAATTAAGCAACAGCGTGATCGCCGCGCCGAAAAGCGTAAGCCACATTCCGAATTTCGTTCTTCCGGTGAGTTTGTACCAGATGGAAAGATTGAAATACATTCCAAGAAATAAATTTGCAAGCAGAAGAATGGGCACCACCGGCAACCCGGCGCGATATTCTTTTCCCACAAAATATTTTATCCAGGAAATATTCAGCGTCGTGCCGAGGAAGATGAGCAGGCAGAAGATCACGAACCAGGTCATTACTTTGCCATACATCGTGTGCGCATCTTTATCTTTTTGCCTCGAGAAAAAGAACGGCTCAGCCGCATAACGGAACGCCATTACAAAAAGCGTCATCAGGATCGAGATCTTGTAACACGCGCCGTAAATTCCCACCTGCGATTCAGCAATATTTGCCGGCAACATGTATTTGAGAAGAATGCGATCCATCGTTTCATTCGTCATTCCGCCGAATCCTACAATGAGCAGTGGAAGAGAATACGTCATCATGCGTTTCCAGAGAGAAAGATCGAAACCGTAACGGATGCGGAGCATTTCCGGGAGTAAAAACAAAATGGAAATAATATTTGCAGCAAGGTTGGCGACGAACGCATAAGCAATCCCGATCTGCGGATCGTAAAGATTTCCGAGGAAAGATCCCGGATGTTTTTCGTGATAGAATTTGCAAACGCCTACAAAAAATAAATTCAGCAACAACTGGACGGCGATGTTCAGCATTTTTATGCGTGCAAATCTTTTCGCTTTATTTTCTTCACGCAATTTTGCAAATGGAATTGCCGTGAGCGCATCTGTTCCCACAATGAGAATGGCCCACAGAATAAATTCACCGTGGCCGGGATAACGTAATAGCGACGCAAGCGATGGCGCAAAAATCAGGAAGGGAATGCTCAGTACAATTGTGGAAACCACCAGTGAACGGAGCGCAGTAGAGTAAACAAGATTTTTATCCGGCTCACTCACGGAAAAATTAAACAGCCCCGTTTCCATTCCGTAAGTGAAAAGAATATTCAGGAAAGAAATGTAAGCGTAGAATTCAATGTTCAGTCCGAAATCGGCCGGCTTACCGAAGATGTAAGTGAAAAAAGGAACGAGCGCATAATTGAGCATGCGCCCCACAATGGTGGGAAGTCCGTAAACTGCTGTTTGTCCTGCAAGACGCTTGAGAGGAGTTGCGCTCATGATCAACTACGAATGTGCCTTAAAATACTTTAGTCGCGGGAAGGAAATGGCCTTTTTATAAACGAGGAAAGGTTAAAATCATTGGTAAAAATCCGGCCGATTTTCGCTCTAAAAACCAACTTAACACGATTTGTGTCATCCGGCATTTGCCGTATTTCACTTTCGGGCGTTCCAATGCGGCCTGCTTTTTGCTATTATTGTCGGCGCGTTCTTTTGAATTCTCCAATGAAAAATCACTTCATGCGAAAGATCATGAGCGCGTTTCAATTAAATTATAACTTTGTCACTCACTTAAACCAAATCACATGAAACCCTTACGGATAGCCGCGTTGTTCGGCGCTCTCAGTCTCCTGTTCATGGGCTGCCCCTATGAATCGAAATTCACACTTGGCGATGCTTCCAATGCAATTGCCGATCAAAGTCTCGTTGCAAAAAAATGGGATTGCAAAGGCGAAGAAGATTACGTTTACAAAGTGGAACTCGAAGGAACAATGTACAAGATTACCAAGAAAGATACGAAGAACGGAGGCGAACCTACTTATTACAAAGGATTCATTACACCGCTCGGCGATGCGCTTTTTCTGAATGTTTATGAAGTGGATAAAGACGGAAATCCAACTGCAGAGGAGATACAGTATTATTATTACAAAGTGGAAAAAATGGATGGCGATGCAAGCCGTGTAAAACTGCGCGCGGTGACCGATAACATCACGGAAGAATTCGAAAGCGCAACGGAGTTCCGCGATTTTGTGAAGAAAAATATGGGCATCAGTTTTTTCTACAATAAGGACGATGAAAAAGTGATGTACAAGGATTAAAAAAACAAATTCCGAAACTTTCGAATAAAAAAAATCCCTGCTTATTTGAGGCCGGGATTTTTTTTATGAAAAAATTTTCTCCAAACTCCTCTCTCCGTTCTCCCCACTCATTTCCCTTTGAAATCCGGTTTTCTTTTTTCCATGAAGGATGTTGTTCCTTCAGCAAAATCAGAAGTTCCGCAGCAGCGCGAGAATGAATCTACTTCATATTTGAATCCGTCCACACCATCGGTGTAATGCGCATCCACACATTTTACAATTTCTGAAACTGCGAATGGCGCTTTGGTAAATATTTTTCTCAGGATCTCTTCGCATTTGGGAATGAGCTGATCATTTGGCACAAGATAATTGCACAGGCCCACGCGGTAAGCATCTTTCGCGTCAATGATATCGCCGGTCATGAGCACTTCTGTTGCGCGGCCGCGGCCAATGTGCATCGTGAGGCGTTGTGTTCCGCCATAACCCGGAATGAGTCCGAGATTCACTTCGGGCTGACCGAATTTTGCGCTTTCGGCTGCAATGCGCATGTGGCACGCCATGGCAAGTTCGCACCCGCCACCGAGTGCATAACCGTTTACGGCAGCGATCACCGGCTTCGGACAAAGTTCAATTGATTTAAAAATTTTCTGCCCTTTCTGCGCGAACTCCGCTCCGCCTTTTGCATCGAGGCCAACGAATTCGGAAATATCTGCACCTGCAACAAATGCTTTCGGTCCTGCGCCGGTAATGATCACGCCTTTCACTGCATTTTCTGTTACGGCATAATGCATCGCACTTTCCAGGTCGGCAAGCAACGCTTTATTCAGCGCATTGAGTTTATCCGGGCGATTGAGAATGACCGTATAAATTCCGTTCTCGAGCGTGGTGATCAGGTTTGGAAAGTTCATCGTTATTTTTTTTGATTCAGCTTTCGCCACTAAAGTTTCAGACATAAACTATTATTTTTTTATGGCGCTAAAAATAAATAGTCCTTAAGGATATTTTTCTTCTTTCCGAATGAAGTTTTGAAAAAGTTTTCCCACTATTTCTCCCGGAATGAATGCAACATTCTTAGCATTTCTACGGCATTTCTTTTTTCATCTTCCTGCAGGCACCAGGCGGTGATGGTATAATATTTCTTTTTACCGGCGACGAATGCTATTTTATAACCGATGGGCAATGGAATACCGGGAACGTCTGCCGCGAATTCCGCAATTTGTGCCGGAAGATTGTCAATGTTCTGTTGAGAATATTTCACGTTGCCGTTAATTTTTACCGCGGCCTTCATCATACTCATGTGCAGGGCGGTAAAATTTGAAATGCGATCA
Encoded proteins:
- the ppk1 gene encoding polyphosphate kinase 1 — its product is MKIKNLKKKLPLVNREVSWLMFNDRVLQEAEDRSNPLLERLRFLGIYSNNRDEFFRVRVATLKRLSRIGKKVVESLGGDPDFILEQVQRRGVGSSLRFERIYREILGELERHRIHIIDEKEITKEQGEWIRGFFHDRVMAMLFPIMLDSAPSFPYLKDQSIYHAVKLERREKKKTRYALVEIPTDTLSRFVVLPQRGAHHYIILLDDVIRYCLDEIFPSHEYLRVSAYTIKLTRDAELDIDNDISKSFIEKISGSLKKRKKGAPVRFLYDKAMAHDLLHFLRKKLKVLKGDNIVPGSRYHNFKDFISFPDLGHKELVWPEVTPIDHPRFTKGESVFHVIRQKDVLLHYPFHSFHHIIDILREASIDPRVKKIQITLYRVSKNSNVVNALINAVKNGKEVVVVMELQARFDEENNIFWANRLQEEGARVIFGVPNIKVHSKLFLISRQEEGKLVDYAHVGSGNMNENTAKIYTDKSLLTADKRITQEVREAFLFYHDNLKHGSYKHLCVAPFTMRKKFISLIEKEIENAKRGRPAWLILKLNNLVDREMILKLYEASRAGVRIKLIVRGTCSLVPGVKNFSENIEALSIVGRFLEHSRVFIFCNGGEEKYFISSADWMTRNLDYRSEVAAPIYDRESQLELRHIISLQLRDNMKARIIGGKEENAYRNRKNTKAVISQDEIRNFLERKAKAIRREITKKKVEVRSNRHRIKRGTPSSRKRV
- a CDS encoding histidine phosphatase family protein; this translates as MKTLYLIRHAKSSWNTEGLDDIDRHLSYRGYSDAHEMAKRLKNSIRESFIVSSPAVRALTTALIFSRHLDHDPSRIHIAKELYESDVNAYCNVIAGLPEEKHCILLFGHNPVITATANFFGGTELGDLPTCGIAGISFEEPAWKKISGSRGKLVLFDFPKNKINGK
- a CDS encoding peptidoglycan DD-metalloendopeptidase family protein, encoding MTANRSYSSKALRRIIKLPACIFLVAALVVTGASFVYAQKKKTKTKPKAEKLDKNSLQKKKASLQADIDLTDKLLKQTRRSKTLSLSQLVALNQKISAREALINEIGSEVNDISREITDDNSSIERLDTEVAQLKRDYANMIVFAYRNRNPYERMMFIFSSSDFNQAYLRMRYMQQVGEDRKIHAQEIGDTLLALNENKRDLEEQLAEKEALLDSQETEHHALAAEKDDKDKTFRDLQSKESQLKEDLDKKKKEKSDIDAAIQKMIADEAARAAASAAKSSSGNNSKSKNNDVPASKDAPPKLVLTPEAESLGNSFAGNQGALPWPVQQGSIISHFGKHEHPVLQGVMVNNNGIDIATTTDADARAVFDGEVTGVTNIAGSGWLVIVRHGEYLTVYAKLESVNVKQGDKVKTKQAIGKVSEDPDENQTVLHFEVWKSGVGKMDPEQWLMKSAH
- a CDS encoding DUF4292 domain-containing protein, yielding MKNILPLSLTFLLALVLCTTSSCKRKKKNTTQVTPDTTSQTTVDNCHMDRRAPKSLIASMRSKEFDFVWMSAKLNCEASDDSSTTSFNVMLRMKKDSAIWMNVTDPVIGISVARAYITRDSVKFMQFLPQQKCFAGDFAILSSMLQIDVDFDMMQSLLIGNSASFYEEDEKLKSSVNEQSCNYVLSTIRKRKLKKALEAQKPPDDPFQTISLDPSTFKIMRILFVDAKNRTFTADYSEFSKEDTLSFPHHEIFFGRSESASAQLDVVFKRITLNQPLEFPFSFPDDCKPIILKQGPPENH
- a CDS encoding tetratricopeptide repeat protein is translated as MRFFIYIFFLIVLASCNVMGHGPKKKKNDEAGFSNPTAQRHDPITVKQSLLEETFTAGLIQKSIGNPAQALVSFQTVLKMDPKCGAADYEIAGIMQQQGNFSDAVQYAKNAVDNDPQNKWYDFRYGELLEANGRHDESIKIFKDLSDKDPMNTDLLFRLADEQKRAGKYDDALKTYNKIQSIEGISDTLANEKIALFEITGNKEAEKSTLETLVKYFPTKENYARIVDFKEKNHLDYEFDLVDWQKNYPNDIRPQLKIAELEMHSDALSDRPRGFELAMNAFQFYPEGENEKIKFLAKNYPISDSTHITGEKKKQADSLCAILRKIYPDDPGSFYISGDYFYNEGQLDKAVKNYSKAIVLGETEYLPWKRTMEIYFSESAYDSAQKYCNKALEIFPLQPDPYYFLGSIFYAKKEFKKAASYLQSGLDMAPGDVLLNERMGDTQYRLDNADAAMTFWKKAKDGGGKGEALERKIRTGKMEDKE
- a CDS encoding nucleotidyltransferase produces the protein MKIIIPMAGMGKRMRPHTLTVPKPLIPVAGKPIVQRLAEDIAVVCNEPLEEIAFIIGPLFGKEVEQMLRDIATKLGAKATITYQEEALGTAHAILCAKESLEGKVVVAFADTLFKADFKLDSSKEGIIWVQKINDPRMFGVVKVNANDEITDFIEKPQQFVSDLAIIGIYYFRDGKNLRNELQYLLDNNIRDKGEYQLTNALENMKNKGLKFSPGKVTEWLDCGNKDATVFTNQRVLEFRRNEKGLVSSSLNSVNSKIIPPCFIGENVKLENATIGPHVSLGDNTSVANSVIENSIILSGSKISHSEIRNSMIGNHAEVDHVHGDVSLGDYNVLKLS
- the dut gene encoding dUTP diphosphatase, whose protein sequence is MLKVPVVNKSKHELPSYSTPHSAGLDLRANLDVPVTLAPLGRAPIPTGLFIELPIGYEAQIRPRSGLAAKNGISVLNSPGTIDADYRGEIKVILVNLSNVPFIVNDGERIAQMVIAKHEQISWMPTENLASSERGDGGFGHTGTK
- a CDS encoding polysaccharide biosynthesis C-terminal domain-containing protein → MSATPLKRLAGQTAVYGLPTIVGRMLNYALVPFFTYIFGKPADFGLNIEFYAYISFLNILFTYGMETGLFNFSVSEPDKNLVYSTALRSLVVSTIVLSIPFLIFAPSLASLLRYPGHGEFILWAILIVGTDALTAIPFAKLREENKAKRFARIKMLNIAVQLLLNLFFVGVCKFYHEKHPGSFLGNLYDPQIGIAYAFVANLAANIISILFLLPEMLRIRYGFDLSLWKRMMTYSLPLLIVGFGGMTNETMDRILLKYMLPANIAESQVGIYGACYKISILMTLFVMAFRYAAEPFFFSRQKDKDAHTMYGKVMTWFVIFCLLIFLGTTLNISWIKYFVGKEYRAGLPVVPILLLANLFLGMYFNLSIWYKLTGRTKFGMWLTLFGAAITLLLNFLWIPSANIYYGGYMGSAWATLICYASMMVLSYFVGQKYYRVDYDVFRVLAYLSFAIGLFFAGKYLPLSSHFADLCVKNLLIIFYIAVVVLIEKPQRFIRRNTSSPDPKS
- a CDS encoding enoyl-CoA hydratase/isomerase family protein, translating into MNFPNLITTLENGIYTVILNRPDKLNALNKALLADLESAMHYAVTENAVKGVIITGAGPKAFVAGADISEFVGLDAKGGAEFAQKGQKIFKSIELCPKPVIAAVNGYALGGGCELAMACHMRIAAESAKFGQPEVNLGLIPGYGGTQRLTMHIGRGRATEVLMTGDIIDAKDAYRVGLCNYLVPNDQLIPKCEEILRKIFTKAPFAVSEIVKCVDAHYTDGVDGFKYEVDSFSRCCGTSDFAEGTTSFMEKRKPDFKGK